From Halodesulfovibrio aestuarii DSM 17919 = ATCC 29578, the proteins below share one genomic window:
- a CDS encoding lysophospholipid acyltransferase family protein yields the protein MMRRSEERNLNLDFIPPKVKKVLAPIKKPLMHMTRVDGLFNVYDSISRRESPLEFCQNGLEILNVQVEALGRGLRDMPLDKPLVIVSNHPFGGIEGLALMAEIMPLRPECKYLANFMLGIMPELRPCMIEVNPFETKEARRANIRGLRQAISHVSEGGSLVVFPAGEVSHLQPKMGGIVDPAWNRSVARIIRKTGADVLPLYFHGRNSLFFNMMGMVHPLARTALLPAQLYNKRNKKITYSVGNIIPSNMLKTFATEDDVMNYLRVRSYSLAKRPSAKKFFIPFKKEKDQMEIAGARPHESLLREIDNLPEEQILAKENGFTVFEAQAFQIPNMLHDLGRLRELTFRPVGEGTGLDLDLDTYDYEYDHLILWDDKKECIAGAYRLGCTDKIVPRSGIKGMYCSTLFKFKPEFFTRFEHAVELGRAIVHPEYQKDYSPLMLLWKGIGQYILRRPGTRYLFGPCSLPLEFNPFTLVTAVNYLKEHHIDTELATLVAGKKAPKLKLPKGIPAAFNIADLSFTGLNGLVRDMEDGRTMPILFKHYLRLAGKIGAFHVDTAFGSLDAFLMIDLSETPLRTLKRYLGNEEAVELVESFKGAEK from the coding sequence ATGATGAGACGGAGTGAAGAGAGAAATCTCAATCTAGATTTTATTCCGCCTAAAGTTAAGAAGGTGCTTGCACCAATCAAAAAGCCATTGATGCACATGACTCGTGTTGACGGGTTATTCAATGTGTACGACAGCATCTCTAGACGAGAAAGCCCGCTCGAATTTTGCCAGAATGGGTTGGAAATTTTAAATGTGCAAGTTGAAGCTCTTGGCAGAGGGCTGCGCGATATGCCGCTAGATAAGCCGCTTGTAATTGTTTCTAACCATCCTTTTGGTGGTATTGAAGGACTTGCGCTTATGGCAGAAATTATGCCGTTGCGTCCTGAATGTAAGTATCTTGCGAATTTTATGCTCGGAATCATGCCGGAATTGCGTCCATGCATGATCGAAGTAAATCCGTTTGAAACAAAAGAGGCACGACGAGCAAATATTCGCGGGCTTCGCCAAGCTATTTCTCATGTTTCTGAAGGCGGAAGCCTTGTTGTGTTCCCTGCAGGAGAAGTTTCCCACCTTCAGCCTAAAATGGGCGGCATTGTAGATCCTGCCTGGAATAGAAGCGTTGCGCGAATTATTCGTAAAACAGGCGCCGATGTCCTGCCATTGTATTTCCACGGACGGAACAGCCTGTTCTTTAATATGATGGGCATGGTGCATCCACTCGCCCGCACAGCATTGCTCCCTGCGCAACTGTATAACAAACGAAATAAAAAAATTACCTACAGCGTCGGAAACATCATACCGTCAAACATGTTGAAAACTTTCGCAACAGAAGATGATGTGATGAACTACCTGCGTGTCCGTAGTTACTCTCTAGCCAAGCGTCCATCAGCTAAAAAGTTCTTTATTCCGTTCAAAAAAGAAAAAGATCAAATGGAGATTGCAGGAGCACGCCCGCACGAGTCACTCCTGAGAGAAATTGATAATCTGCCGGAAGAGCAGATTCTTGCAAAAGAGAACGGGTTTACCGTATTCGAAGCACAAGCATTTCAAATTCCGAACATGTTGCACGATCTTGGTCGCCTGCGCGAATTAACTTTCCGCCCTGTAGGCGAAGGTACCGGGCTTGATCTTGATCTCGATACCTATGATTACGAATACGACCATCTTATTTTATGGGATGACAAAAAGGAATGTATCGCCGGTGCATACCGTCTTGGTTGTACAGATAAAATTGTTCCTAGAAGCGGCATTAAAGGCATGTACTGCAGTACATTGTTTAAGTTCAAACCGGAGTTCTTTACCCGTTTTGAGCACGCAGTAGAGTTAGGGCGCGCTATCGTGCATCCAGAGTACCAGAAAGATTACAGCCCGTTGATGTTGCTTTGGAAAGGCATTGGGCAGTACATCTTGCGTCGGCCCGGCACCCGTTATTTATTCGGGCCATGCAGTTTGCCTCTTGAGTTCAATCCTTTTACGCTTGTGACGGCTGTAAACTACCTTAAAGAGCACCATATTGATACAGAGCTTGCTACCCTTGTCGCCGGTAAGAAAGCTCCTAAGCTGAAGCTTCCCAAAGGGATTCCTGCTGCATTTAACATAGCAGACCTTAGCTTTACAGGCCTCAACGGGCTTGTACGGGATATGGAAGATGGTCGGACAATGCCGATTCTCTTTAAGCACTACTTGCGTCTTGCTGGAAAAATCGGTGCCTTCCATGTTGATACCGCGTTTGGTAGTCTTGATGCGTTCCTCATGATTGATCTTTCTGAAACACCGTTGCGTACCCTCAAACGTTATTTAGGGAACGAAGAAGCCGTAGAGCTCGTTGAATCATTCAAGGGAGCTGAAAAGTAA
- a CDS encoding glutamine synthetase III, which translates to MSGSLARLKAISAVNNTTSTSKPLNFIEEKPTELFGCNVFNDKVMQEHLPKAVYKSLKRTIENGEQMDPSIADAVASAMKEWALSRGATHYTHVFYPLTGLTAEKHDSFLEPDGRGGAIAQFSGSTLIQGEPDASSFPNGGLRTTFEARGYTAWDLTNPAYLLENDNGVFLCIPTAFVAWTGEALDKKTPLLRSNQAVHTQASRLLKLLGHNNFDRIQNYAGVEQEYFLVDRNFYFARPDLYLSGRTLFGAKPAKGQEQDDHYFGTIPKRVLAFMIEAERELYKLGVPVKTRHNEVAPGQYEIAPMFENSNLANDHNQMIMSVMKSVAKRYGMACLMHEKPFAGINGSGKHLNYSIGNGQFGSLFDPGETPHENAQFLLFCAAMIRAVHKHGELLRCSVACASNDHRLGANEAPPAIMSIYLGQQLAEIFEQIKKGDVATSKAKGILRVGVDTLPPLPMDAGDRNRTSPFAFTGNRFEFRAVGSSQSIAGAQLVLNTMLSDSLKYISDRLEALMTSENCELNDAVTKVIQEIVKKHGNAVFNGDGYSEEWAKEAEERGLANLRTTPEALPALNSESSVTLFEEFGVLSKRELDSRTSIFFEQYINTIQTEIELAIKMARTSILPAAVRYQTELAKNCLNMKELGLGCIQGPLTKLTENLNGLESAADELEAMLAKGHSDEQEHARFLCNEVLPVMLELREYADKLEDVVADDLWPLPTYQEMLFIK; encoded by the coding sequence ATGAGTGGATCTTTAGCAAGACTTAAAGCCATTTCGGCAGTAAACAACACAACTTCAACAAGCAAGCCTTTAAACTTCATTGAAGAAAAGCCAACAGAGCTGTTCGGCTGCAACGTGTTCAATGACAAGGTCATGCAAGAACACCTTCCTAAGGCTGTTTACAAATCTCTCAAGCGCACAATCGAAAATGGCGAGCAGATGGACCCTTCTATTGCAGATGCAGTTGCTTCTGCAATGAAAGAATGGGCTCTCTCCCGAGGTGCGACACATTACACACACGTATTTTACCCGCTGACCGGCCTTACCGCTGAAAAGCACGACAGTTTTCTTGAACCTGACGGACGCGGTGGTGCAATTGCCCAGTTCTCAGGCTCTACCCTTATTCAGGGTGAACCGGATGCATCCAGCTTCCCGAACGGTGGCCTGCGTACTACCTTCGAAGCTCGTGGTTACACCGCATGGGATCTTACAAACCCTGCATACCTCTTAGAAAACGACAACGGCGTTTTCCTGTGTATCCCGACCGCATTCGTTGCATGGACCGGTGAAGCGCTTGATAAAAAGACCCCGCTTCTCCGCTCTAATCAGGCAGTCCACACACAGGCCAGCCGCCTGCTCAAACTGCTTGGTCATAACAATTTTGACCGTATTCAGAACTACGCTGGCGTTGAACAGGAATACTTCCTCGTTGACCGCAACTTCTACTTCGCCCGTCCAGACCTCTACCTTTCCGGCCGTACCCTTTTCGGTGCGAAACCAGCGAAAGGTCAGGAACAGGATGACCACTACTTCGGCACTATTCCGAAACGTGTTCTCGCTTTCATGATTGAAGCAGAACGCGAACTTTACAAACTTGGTGTACCGGTAAAAACCCGTCACAACGAAGTTGCTCCCGGCCAGTACGAAATTGCTCCAATGTTTGAGAATTCCAACCTCGCAAACGATCACAACCAGATGATCATGAGCGTAATGAAAAGCGTTGCAAAACGTTATGGTATGGCGTGCCTCATGCACGAAAAACCATTCGCAGGCATCAACGGCTCCGGTAAACACCTTAACTACTCTATCGGTAACGGCCAGTTCGGCAGCCTCTTCGATCCAGGCGAAACTCCGCATGAAAACGCTCAGTTCCTGCTCTTCTGTGCTGCTATGATCCGTGCAGTACATAAGCATGGCGAATTACTCCGCTGTAGCGTTGCATGTGCAAGCAACGACCACCGCCTTGGTGCCAACGAAGCACCTCCAGCAATCATGTCCATCTACCTTGGACAGCAGCTTGCTGAAATTTTTGAACAGATCAAAAAAGGTGATGTAGCTACCTCTAAAGCAAAAGGCATCCTGCGTGTTGGTGTAGACACCCTGCCTCCTCTTCCAATGGATGCTGGAGACCGTAACCGCACAAGCCCGTTTGCTTTCACCGGTAACCGTTTTGAATTCCGCGCAGTTGGTTCCAGCCAGTCTATTGCTGGAGCACAGCTTGTACTGAACACCATGCTCTCTGACTCTCTGAAATACATTTCTGACCGTCTCGAAGCACTCATGACCAGCGAAAACTGCGAACTTAACGACGCCGTAACAAAAGTTATTCAGGAAATCGTTAAAAAACACGGCAACGCAGTATTCAACGGCGACGGATACTCTGAAGAATGGGCTAAAGAAGCTGAAGAACGTGGTCTTGCGAACCTTCGCACTACCCCAGAAGCACTTCCAGCACTTAACAGTGAATCCAGCGTAACCCTGTTTGAAGAATTTGGCGTTCTTTCAAAACGGGAACTCGATAGCCGCACATCCATTTTCTTTGAACAGTACATTAATACTATTCAGACTGAAATTGAACTGGCTATCAAAATGGCTCGCACCTCTATTCTCCCTGCAGCAGTTCGTTACCAGACAGAACTCGCAAAGAACTGCCTGAACATGAAGGAACTTGGTCTCGGCTGCATTCAGGGCCCACTGACCAAACTTACTGAAAATCTGAATGGTCTTGAATCTGCGGCAGACGAACTTGAAGCAATGCTTGCAAAAGGACATTCCGATGAACAGGAGCACGCTCGCTTCCTGTGCAACGAAGTACTCCCAGTAATGTTAGAGCTTCGCGAATATGCAGATAAACTGGAAGATGTCGTAGCAGATGACCTCTGGCCGCTGCCAACTTACCAGGAAATGCTGTTCATTAAATAG
- a CDS encoding glutamine synthetase family protein — MMEEYTVFNCKNGDDVVRAVKEHHVSFIQFWFVDILGTLKSFQVTPKELEAAFEEGMGFDGSSILGFTRIEESDMVAYPDATTFQICSWRPTERPVARMFCDIKNPDGTPYEGDPRYILRKLIEKAAQKGYTYYVGPELEFFLLTDSKTPQPIDSGGYFDAPPLDMGNDIRREIIFALEKMGVDVEYSHHEVAPSQHEIDLRYSEALKMADIAMTYKVIVKEIARKHGCYATFMPKPLFGENGSGMHVHQSLFKNGKNAFFDANDPHSLSAEARSYIAGLLTHAKEYTCITNQWVNSYKRLLPGFEAPVYIAWAQCNRSALIRVPMYKPGKEQATRIELRSPDPAANPYLCFAATLGAGLEGIENGYELPAAVEENIFAMETEDLTAKGIESLPGSLHEAAELLEGSELMKNILGEHMHSNIVNNKRIEWDEYRTHVSEFELRKYLPIL; from the coding sequence ATGATGGAAGAATATACTGTGTTTAATTGCAAAAACGGGGACGATGTTGTCCGCGCAGTAAAAGAACACCATGTTAGTTTTATTCAGTTTTGGTTTGTAGATATTTTGGGCACGCTCAAAAGCTTCCAAGTGACGCCTAAAGAACTGGAAGCCGCTTTTGAAGAAGGAATGGGGTTTGACGGTTCTTCAATTCTCGGTTTTACCCGCATTGAAGAGTCCGACATGGTAGCATATCCGGATGCAACCACATTCCAGATTTGTTCATGGCGTCCGACCGAGCGCCCTGTTGCGCGAATGTTCTGCGACATCAAAAATCCGGACGGCACTCCGTATGAAGGCGACCCGCGCTACATTCTGCGTAAGCTCATCGAAAAAGCAGCACAAAAAGGGTACACCTACTACGTAGGACCGGAACTCGAATTCTTTCTCCTTACAGACTCAAAGACCCCACAGCCGATTGATTCCGGTGGCTACTTTGACGCACCACCTCTCGATATGGGGAATGATATCCGCCGCGAAATCATTTTTGCTCTAGAAAAAATGGGTGTTGATGTTGAATACTCTCACCATGAGGTTGCACCATCACAGCACGAAATTGACCTTCGCTACTCAGAAGCACTCAAAATGGCCGATATCGCAATGACGTATAAAGTCATTGTAAAAGAAATCGCCCGAAAGCATGGCTGCTACGCGACCTTTATGCCTAAGCCGCTTTTCGGCGAAAACGGCTCCGGCATGCATGTGCACCAGTCATTGTTTAAAAATGGTAAAAACGCATTTTTCGATGCGAATGATCCACACAGCCTTTCTGCTGAAGCCCGCAGTTACATTGCCGGTCTGCTGACGCACGCCAAGGAATATACCTGCATCACAAACCAGTGGGTAAACTCCTACAAGCGTTTATTACCGGGATTTGAAGCACCTGTGTATATTGCATGGGCACAGTGCAACCGCTCCGCGTTAATCCGCGTTCCTATGTATAAACCTGGCAAAGAGCAGGCAACACGTATTGAACTGCGTAGCCCTGACCCTGCAGCAAACCCTTACCTCTGTTTTGCGGCAACCCTTGGTGCTGGTCTCGAAGGTATTGAAAACGGATACGAGCTTCCAGCAGCGGTTGAGGAAAACATTTTTGCGATGGAAACTGAAGACCTCACAGCAAAGGGTATCGAGTCTCTTCCCGGCTCACTCCACGAAGCGGCTGAACTGTTGGAAGGTTCCGAACTCATGAAAAACATCCTTGGTGAGCACATGCACTCCAACATTGTGAATAACAAGCGCATTGAATGGGACGAATACCGTACCCATGTCTCTGAGTTTGAACTTCGCAAATATCTTCCTATTCTGTAA
- a CDS encoding DUF523 domain-containing protein, whose protein sequence is MIEYVVSACLAGCHCRYDGKHTANEQVQQLIREGRAMPVCPEQLGGFSTPRMPFELKEGRAISKDGEDITEKMQHGVEEATNLVKLAGCTKAILKSRSPSCGVGIIYDGSFSGVKIEGNGLFAARMLSMGLKVTCTD, encoded by the coding sequence ATGATAGAATACGTAGTTAGTGCCTGTCTCGCAGGCTGTCATTGTAGATACGACGGAAAACACACTGCGAACGAGCAGGTGCAGCAACTCATTCGAGAAGGACGTGCAATGCCAGTATGCCCTGAACAACTGGGAGGCTTTTCTACCCCGCGCATGCCGTTTGAATTAAAAGAAGGCCGTGCCATTTCGAAGGATGGAGAAGATATTACGGAAAAGATGCAGCACGGTGTGGAAGAAGCAACCAATCTCGTCAAACTGGCTGGATGCACTAAAGCTATTTTAAAATCCCGTTCTCCGTCTTGCGGTGTCGGCATTATTTATGATGGTTCATTTTCGGGAGTGAAAATCGAAGGAAACGGGCTCTTCGCCGCACGGATGCTTTCAATGGGGTTGAAGGTTACTTGTACAGATTAA
- a CDS encoding DinB family protein, whose translation MAVYHTKMEQNLYYMMHSTHDHKIELLKTLSSLNKQYAGILRRKPPGEDRWSPIMVLEHIVLAERSLLGGLPEPEDMELLHRTFAHKISYAITSYVFNLQLLLPVPELAMYPKGEYDIYELTDMWDENHAWLRSFITEAPRECLSENYFRHQIAGPMNIEQVMGLNLAHIVMHEFQLSHIFMELNVETSHLPYESSV comes from the coding sequence ATGGCTGTGTACCATACAAAAATGGAACAGAATCTTTATTACATGATGCACTCAACCCACGACCATAAGATAGAGCTGCTCAAAACTCTTTCTTCGCTTAATAAGCAGTACGCGGGCATACTACGGCGCAAACCACCAGGGGAAGACAGGTGGTCACCCATTATGGTTCTTGAACATATAGTTCTTGCAGAACGCTCACTTCTTGGCGGGCTACCGGAACCCGAAGATATGGAGCTTCTGCACAGAACCTTTGCTCATAAAATCTCGTACGCGATCACATCGTATGTTTTTAACCTGCAACTACTGTTACCCGTACCAGAGTTAGCTATGTACCCTAAAGGTGAGTACGATATTTATGAATTAACAGACATGTGGGATGAAAACCATGCATGGCTTCGTTCATTCATTACTGAAGCACCACGGGAATGCCTTTCTGAAAATTACTTCAGGCATCAAATTGCCGGGCCTATGAACATTGAACAGGTCATGGGATTGAATCTTGCCCATATTGTGATGCATGAATTTCAACTTTCGCACATTTTTATGGAGTTAAATGTTGAAACTTCGCATCTGCCCTATGAATCTTCAGTATGA